The following are encoded together in the Daucus carota subsp. sativus chromosome 5, DH1 v3.0, whole genome shotgun sequence genome:
- the LOC135152785 gene encoding uncharacterized protein LOC135152785, with protein MHLHLLSIDESYVNCIEKGPHVPMKICTSIGADGEDMVGKMIPKPIHEFSQEDTEEVHKNKKTMNLLFNGLDQEMIDSVISCTSAKEVWDTIRTICKRNEQVRENKKQLLIQQYESFHFKAGEISLRNTQKFKDYTLERLYGTLKTYELEMEQDEEIEKSQKEGHSSMALVASLDNSVKDKGKSQVEETEKLVKEESTESSKGKGKAKDTTDSGEEKRAFITKDDWVAEDDSDEEEEFVNLALMANSTDQEESTGNSSQAFTTNLVELTKDECNATINEISTELYHLHVSLKSHTKENSRIKEANTFLSDGNSALEAQFIELEKLKIECQTAKDESNSSETSESVNNTHNSSSKTKKKLDAIESKSEETKKKKGNRNGNIRVNKHTNYTPNASAPRKTCSKCGSVNHLSANCKTVFAPSSSMPISMPSVPHMKLSAMNMMPGLLPHNPYSQTSMPYMFNPYFNAFNMPQFHSNLHGINNGNHKKNLWYLDSGYSRNMTGDSSLLTQFGEKAGPSITFGDDNKRYTMGYGLIAKENVIIDEVALVSGLKHNFLSISQLCDKGYKINFTLAACVVTKGDDNNVY; from the exons atgcatttgcatttgttgtcaattgatgaaagctatgtaaactgcattgagaaaggacctcatgttcCCATGAAGATCTGTAccagtattggagctgatggtgaagacatggtaggcaaAATGATTCccaaacctatccatgaatttTCTCAAGAAGACACTGAAGAAGTACACAAGaataagaaaaccatgaaccttttgtttaatggtttggatcaagaaatgattgatagtgtcatcagttgcacaagtgccaaagaagtttgggacaccatcaggaccatctgtaaaagaaatgagcaagtaagagaaaacaaaaagCAGTtgttgattcaacaatatgagtcattccatttcaaggctggtgaaa tctctcttaGAAACACTCAAAAATTTAAAGATTATACTCTTGAGAGATTGTATGGAACcttgaaaacttatgagcttgaaatggagcaagatgaagagatagaAAAGAGTCAAAAGGAAGGACATTCATCTATGGCTCTGGTTGCATCTCTTGACAACTCTGTCAAGGATAAAGGaaaatctcaagttgaagaaactgagaagttggtcaaagaagaaAGCACAGaatcaagcaaaggaaaaggaaaagcaaaagatacaactgattctggtgaagaaa aaagagcattcattacaaaggatgattgggtaGCTgaggatgattctgatgaagaagaggagtttgtcaatcttgcactaatggccaactccacagatcaagaggAAAGCACTGGAAATAGTAGTCAGGCATTTACCActaacttagttgagttaactaaagatgaatgcaatgctactataaATGAAAtatctacagaattgtatcatttgcatgtttctttaaagtCTCACactaaggaaaacagtagaattaaggaagctaataCCTTTCTTAGTGACGGAAACAGtgctttagaagctcaatttattgagttggagaaactaaaaattgagtgtcagacagccaaagaTGAGAGTAATTCTTCTGAGACAAGTGAGAGTGTGAACAACACTCACAATTCTAGTAGTAAGACTAAGAAGAAATTGGATGCTATTGAGTctaaatcagaagagactaaaaagaaaaagggaaatAGGAATGGTAATATTAGAGTCaataagcacactaattacactcccaatgctagtgctcctaggaaaacttgcagtaaatgtggtagtgtcaATCACTtgtctgctaattgtaaaactgtgttTGCTCCTAGTTCATCCATGCCTATTTCAAtgccatctgttcctcacatgaaattatctgctatgaacatgatgcctggtttattgcctcacaatccataCTCTCAGActagcatgccatatatgttcaatccatatttcaatgcttttaatatgcctcaattccattcaaacttgcatggtattaacaat ggaaaccataagaagaatttATGGTACTTAGATAGTGGATACTCCAGgaacatgactggtgattcttccctgctcacacAGTTTggagagaaagctggccctagcattacctttggagatgacaacaaaagatatactatgggatatggcttgatagcaaaagagaatgtcatcatagatgaagttgcattggtgtctggtcttaagcataaTTTTCTTAGTATCAGCcaactttgtgacaaaggatacaagATCAATTTCACTcttgcagcctgtgttgtcaccaaaggagatgacaacaatgtgtactaa